The genomic DNA ATGTGAACGCACATTTACATTTACATTCTTATTAGAAGCAATATTATAAAATGGGCAGATGATAATACATCATACACATATACAAGGTTCAAACAGGCACAGAATCATATAAGAATCACATACACACAATGGCGTACTTGTCAGTTTGCAGCAATGCAGGCTATGGCTCCCAGCTCAAGCTCCTGTTTGGGGGCCCTACAGTGTGAGTTTGAGTCCTGGGACAGATCATGTTTCTAACAAAGGATGAAAATTAACTAAATATGAAATCATCTTTTGAGTATAAAGGGGACATTTCCCCCAACGTCCGGAACTGAAGAAGGAGAAGTTACAGAGGTGGAAGAATTATCGCAGCTTCTGAGAGACCTACAGTGCGTCTGCTCCAATACTGGTCTCCTGCCCTCATCATATTCCtttattctaaggggtacttctcacatagcgagatcgctgctgagtcacggttttggtgacacagcagtgacctcattagcgatctcgctgtgtgtgacactgagcagtgatctggcccctgctgtgagatcgctgatcgttacacacagtgctggttcgttttattattgttgctctcccgctgataagcacacatcgctgtgtgtgacagtgagagagcaacaatcctgaatgtgcagggagcaggaaccggcgtctgacagcctgcggtaagctgtaactaaggtaaacatcgggtaacgaaggtggttacccgatatttaccttcgttaccagcctccgcagctctcacgctgccagtgccagctcctgctccctgcacacgctaagttaagcggtttgagctggtaactaaggtaaacatcgggtaaccatacccgatgtttaccttagttaccagtgtccgcagcttccagacgccggctccgtgcaagcgcagcgttgcttgcacgtagctgctggctggggactggtcactggtcgctggtgagatctgcctgtttgacagctcaccagcgaccatgtagcgacgcagcagcgatcctgaccaggtcacatcgcgggtcggatcgctgctgcatcgctaaagtgtgaaggtaccctaaccctatttctaatcaaatcctaaccctaaccctattgtcAACACCTCCCTAATTCTAACCATTTCCCGTCATAACCCTAACCCTGTTTCTAATCCTATGctaaccccggtttcacacatccagcttttcgccggtttagcagatgcggcgcacaccagtacactgtatacagtacaatggcagagcgacaagcgccggtcacatgctgtcatgtgaccggagcatgtgacccagaagttgcggcgctgccactgtactggcgtgctccgcatccgccaaactggcgaaaagccggatgtgtgaaaccggggttatACCCTATTTCTACACGGATTCTATATCTAACCTTATTTCTAACCATATCCTAACCCTGTCCCGAACAGTAACCATTAAACTTGATAGCTTTAGTAAAGCAGGTTTGAGAATTTTATTTTTAAAGTAGGTTACACTTTGTGAGGTTAAATATATATTTGTTGGGCTGAATGAAGCCCAACAAATATATTTTCACAAACATTAAGGATGGTACTTTTATTCTCTTAAATAAAACTGCATAtagaagacatatatatatatattttttaaggcTGGCTCCACCCTCACTCCATAGCTCAGTGGTTAGTATTGTTGCTTTTCATTGCTTGGGTCCTGGCTTCGAATCCCACTTTTCTTCTTTGCTTCTCTGCAAAAAGATCAGTTTTAGTGATAAAGGTTTGAGAAATTAACATTTTTTATGGGCAACATTGTGTGAAGCAAAGCGTCACTGATAAAATATTTGGTTTTGCAGACATTAAGGATGGTAGTTTTAGTCAATGGAAAGAAAAATCAACCAATACAAAGGATTTATATATTATTTACACACATCTAACTTATTGACTCCATAGCTCAGTGGATAGAACTTTTAGAACTTTTGCTTTGGAGATTttaggtcctgggttcgaatcccataaaGAACAGATGTAAAACTCCTCTTCTTCCTTTATCCGTATTTTTCTATATCATGTGTTAAAACATTTTACTTTGCAGAGATTAAGGATGGTAGCTTTATTTacttgaaataagaaaaaaaaaataaaaatcaacgaATATAGATTTATATGTTATTTACAAACAAGTGGCTCACTGATTCcatagctcagtggttagaacttTTGCTTTGGAGCTTTTGGGTCCAAGGTTCGAATCCCACGATGACCAGAATTGACACTCCTTTTCTTCTTCCCTTTCCTGAAGGATTGAAGAAAATCTTCCAAAAGATCATGGTATTGAAATTTTTCATCTGTCGAATTTAATGTTAACTTCCCACATCGCTGACTTAATCTCAAAACTTGCATAATGGGTTTTGGGTTTCCAGATAGATAGAAAGTGCTAAGAAAAACCAAGCACCCATTCATCCCCTTCAtcattttagagggtttttttttgttcaagtCTATTTTTTTCAACTGCAGTAAGTGAACCCAAAATCATCAAAATTGCGCAAATTCAAAATGATGACGTTTTTTCAGCTAGAATCCCCAGAACCAGTCTACTGGGTTTGGGAGTGGCTTAGAAGCCTGATTGGGTAGGTTAATGCCGTCCTCTATTCACATGGGACCTTCTAGACCAATCCTGACCAGAAAACTCAGGTGAGGGTCAGAATATTAATTGAAAAGCCAACACCAAACCTTCCAGAGAGCAGTCTACCTgggtctgccagaaaggtaagtcaGCTCCAGAGGAAATGCTCctgcagccagccatgtgctcCATGAGAACCCCCTGAAAATGGTCCTCCTCAGCTTGGTGAGTAACATGGATTTTTAATTTTACTGTTAAAGCCTGATATTTAGGATATTTTACTTATTTGCTATGGGAATAAGGTGTTTTATGTTCCTATTTTCTTAAAAATGTGTATAATAAGCCCCAAAGTCTTGATCATTGATGGTGTATTTATATTGTTTTCTATGGATCTGAAACTCTCCAAATCCCTCACAACTTGAGGAGAATTTAGAGCATTTGTTTGCTAAAACTCACTGATTATACCTTTTACTACAATTATTACTACAAGAGCGTGGTGTATGCTTGTCTATATTGTAGGTCACATTTCACACAATGCGTAACCCCCAACATATGAGGGGTCCTATATCCAATGTGTATAGTGaaggcatcacacacacacactaagactTGTCTGCTGATCACGTGTAACTCAAAATTAGGAAAAAGTTTGCAAATGTTCCAGTTGGTCTCACCACAACTCACTGGGGTTTCAGTCATAAAAAGTGGtgaggatgcaacaggtctatgttgtgggctccctctagtggggaggatgcaacaggtctatgttgtgggctccctctagtggggaggatgcaacaggtctatgttgtgggctccctctagtggggaggatgcaacaggtctatgttgtgggtgccctctagtggtgaggatgcaacaggtctatcttgtgggctcccactagtggtgaggatgcaacaggtctatgttgtgggctccctctaACGATGAGCatgcaacaggtctatgttgtgggcGCCATCTAACGGCGAGGATGCAACAAGTCTATGTTGTGGGCGCCATCTAGTGGTGAGGAAGCAACAAGTCTATGTTGTGGGCACCATCTAACGGCgaggatgcaacaggtctatgttgtgggcGCCATCTAGTGGTGAGGAAGCAACAAGGctatgttgtgggctccctctagtgtcgAAGACAAAAAGATTGGTCATGTTGAATTCCAACATGCACGATCCTTCCTTACCATGAAGCCCATCTTGCCTCTTTCTGTGCCACGTTGAAGGGGATGGCGTTAGATAAATGTTCCCTTCGGATGCCGCTCCACCTGGTCCTGAAATCGGTGACGGGACAGGCGGGCCGTACGTACTTGTCGTACACCACGTCCCCCTGGTAATTCACGATGCTGCACCGCGCTAGGGCGCTGTTGCGACCCTTAAACCCGGTGCCCACCATTTCACAGTCAATAGCAAGCACCTTGTGGCTAGGTGGCACCGCCGCGGCGGAGGGGAGGCCGCTTTCATACTCGCTGAGCAACAGGTTGCGGTGCGGTACGAGGGGCTTGGCGGGTTCCTTGGTGCCGCCCATAGCAGGGGAAGGGCGGTCTTTGGAGGGGGTGGGAGGACAGGGGCGGTTAGCGGCGCAGTTTATACCGATGCTTAATGTGCCCGGTTGGCACGGGGCGCCCACTGTTACGGTCCGGGATGATCCGTCCTGCTGCCTCCCCGGCCCATGACCCTCCGCCTGTCCATTCGGCCGACTCCGGCCCCACGCGTTTCGCGTCTCTCCAGCTTTCTTATTGGGCAGCTGTTTTTGTTTGAGGAATCTGCGTTTCTCCAGATATTTCCGCCTTCTCAAGAACTGCTTGTGCTTTCGATTTCCTGATCCGATCTGCGCCATCGACAACCCGGAGGACACATCTATGTTGATAAACGTGTCAGCCATGATGGCTTCCCTCACCGACAATGTTACGTGTTTTTTTCCCTGCTTCATCCGACGGCGAGAAAGCGACATCACCTACAACACACAAGATACACGGTTACACATTAATGCtcgtactgtaaagaat from Anomaloglossus baeobatrachus isolate aAnoBae1 chromosome 12, aAnoBae1.hap1, whole genome shotgun sequence includes the following:
- the LOC142258177 gene encoding uncharacterized protein LOC142258177 isoform X1, translating into MADTFINIDVSSGLSRALSGLGNRKHKQFLRRRKYLEKRRFLKQKQLPNKKAGETRNAWGRSRPNGQAEGHGPGRQQDGSSRTVTVGAPCQPGTLSIRKNCAANRPCPPTPSKDRPSPAMGGAKEPAKPLVPHRNLLLSEYESGLPSAAAVPPSHKVLAIDCEMVGTGFKGRNSALARCSIVNYQGDVVYDKYVRPACPVTDFRTRWSGIRREHLSNAIPFNVAQKEVMSLSRRRMKQGKKHVTLSVREAIMADTFINIDVSSGLSMAQIGSGNRKHKQFLRRRKYLEKRRFLKQKQLPNKKAGETRNAWGRSRPNGQAEGHGPGRQQDGSSRTVTVGAPCQPGTLSIGINCAANRPCPPTPSKDRPSPAMGGTKEPAKPLVPHRNLLLSEYESGLPSAAAVPPSHKVLAIDCEMVGTGFKGRNSALARCSIVNYQGDVVYDKYVRPACPVTDFRTRWSGIRREHLSNAIPFNVAQKEARWASW
- the LOC142258177 gene encoding uncharacterized protein LOC142258177 isoform X2, which translates into the protein MADTFINIDVSSGLSRALSGLGNRKHKQFLRRRKYLEKRRFLKQKQLPNKKAGETRNAWGRSRPNGQAEGHGPGRQQDGSSRTVTVGAPCQPGTLSIRKNCAANRPCPPTPSKDRPSPAMGGAKEPAKPLVPHRNLLLSEYESGLPSAAAVPPSHKVLAIDCEMVGTGFKGRNSALARCSIVNYQGDVVYDKYVRPACPVTDFRTRWSGIRREHLSNAIPFNVAQKEVMSLSRRRMKQGKKHVTLSVREAIMADTFINIDVSSGLSMAQIGSGNRKHKQFLRRRKYLEKRRFLKQKQLPNKKAGETRNAWGRSRPNGQAEGHGPGRQQDGSSRTVTVGAPCQPGTLSIGINCAANRPCPPTPSKDRPSPAMGGTKEPAKPLVPHRNLLLSEYESGLPSAAAVPPSHKVLAIDCEMVGTGFKGRNSALARCSIVNYQGDVVYDKYVRPACPVTDFRTRWSGIRREHLSNAIPFNVAQKEARWAS